From Papaver somniferum cultivar HN1 unplaced genomic scaffold, ASM357369v1 unplaced-scaffold_99, whole genome shotgun sequence, the proteins below share one genomic window:
- the LOC113346284 gene encoding ABC transporter G family member 5-like, whose product MKKQGCEIEAIGINYSINAHKNSFCKIFNSNQPQQQQQQRQHDQVKAAGETVSSSKQVLKNVNCHAKPWEILAIVGPSGAGKSTLLEVLAGRLTPQTSSIFVNQKPFDRAQFKKISGYVTQRDTLFPLLTVEETLIFSAKLRLTLPPSQLNSRVKALIEELGLSHVAKTRVGDDRLRGVSGGERRRVSIGVDVIHDPRVLILDEPTSGLDSTSALQIIDMLKIMAETRGRTIILTIHQPGFRIVKLFNSLLLLANGSVLHHGSVDQLQLKLRSIGLQLPLHVNVVDFAIDSVEDLQHEQQQVQLVSIIQDQLQLQQKRVTGDQESEVRSGKCTLQQLFQQSKVVNEEVFSAGLDLNPCGFANSRLREVFILTHRFTKNVYRTKELFTCRTIQMLVVGLVLGSIFYDLKDNLTGAEERVGLFAFVLTFLLSCTTEALPIFLQEREILMKEISSGSYRVSSYVIANGIVFLPFLLILAILFSVPLYWLVGLNRSFTAFMYFLLLIWLIFYTANSVVVCFSALVPNFIVGNSIISGVMGSFFLFSGYFISKSGMPNYWVFMHYISLFKYPFEGLLINEFSGAGKCLDRLFGACIVTGEDVLKEAGFGEGSRWRNVVIMICFILFYRFMSYIILRCRCSQMGHN is encoded by the coding sequence ATGAAGAAACAAGGTTGTGAAATAGAAGCCATAGGTATCAATTACAGCATTAACGCACATAAGAATTCATTTTGCAAAATCTTTAACTCAAATCAgccgcagcagcaacagcaacaaagaCAGCATGATCAAGTTAAAGCAGCCGGAGAAACAGTATCAAGCAGCAAGCAAGTATTAAAAAACGTGAATTGTCATGCTAAACCATGGGAGATTCTTGCGATAGTAGGGCCGAGCGGTGCGGGCAAGTCGACTTTGCTGGAGGTTCTTGCAGGAAGGCTTACCCCTCAGACATCGTCCATCTTTGTTAATCAGAAACCCTTTGATAGAGCTCAGTTCAAGAAGATTTCTGGCTATGTTACCCAAAGGGACACACTTTTCCCTCTCCTAACAGTTGAAGAGACTCTCATTTTCAGTGCTAAGCTTAGACTTACGCTTCCACCATCTCAACTGAATTCAAGAGTTAAAGCATTGATAGAAGAACTAGGCTTGAGCCATGTTGCCAAAACCCGTGTTGGTGATGATAGACTCCGTGGTGTATCTGGTGGTGAAAGGCGACGTGTTTCCATCGGTGTCGATGTTATACATGACCCTAGAGTTTTGATCCTAGATGAACCAACATCTGGATTGGACAGTACATCTGCTCTTCAAATTATTGATATGTTGAAGATCATGGCGGAGACACGAGGAAGGACTATAATCCTTACAATTCATCAGCCAGGGTTTAGAATTGTGAAGCTATTTAATTCCCTTCTTTTGTTGGCAAATGGCTCCGTGTTGCATCATGGAAGTGTTGATCAGCTTCAACTGAAACTGAGGTCGATTGGACTACAGCTCCCACTTCATGTCAACGTCGTGGATTTTGCTATCGACTCCGTAGAAGACCTTCAGCATGAACAGCAACAAGTGCAACTAGTAAGTATAATTCAAGATCAACTCCAGTTGCAACAGAAAAGAGTTACTGGAGATCAAGAAAGTGAGGTAAGAAGTGGTAAGTGCACATTACAACAGCTCTTTCAGCAATCTAAGGTAGTCAATGAAGAAGTTTTCAGTGCTGGACTTGATCTTAATCCTTGTGGTTTTGCTAATTCTCGACTCCGGGAAGTCTTTATACTTACACATAGGTTCACAAAGAATGTTTATCGAACTAAAGAGTTGTTCACTTGTAGAACAATTCAAATGCTAGTCGTTGGATTGGTGTTGGGTTCGATATTTTACGATCTCAAAGATAATCTAACAGGGGCCGAAGAGAGGGTGGGCTTGTTTGCATTTGTATTGACATTTCTATTATCTTGCACCACCGAAGCTCTACCCATCTTCTTGCAGGAAAGAGAGATACTAATGAAAGAAATTTCAAGTGGAAGCTACAGGGTTTCGTCTTATGTGATAGCGAACGGAATAGTATTTCTACCGTTTCTACTAATACTTGCCATCTTGTTCTCAGTACCATTATACTGGCTTGTGGGTCTGAACAGAAGCTTCACGGCTTTCATGTATTTCTTGCTGTTgatttggttgattttctacacTGCGAATTCGGTGGTAGTTTGTTTCAGCGCTCTGGTGCCGAATTTCATAGTTGGGAACTCCATAATATCTGGCGTAATGGGATCATTCTTTCTGTTCTCTGGCTACTTCATATCGAAGAGTGGGATGCCGAATTATTGGGTATTCATGCATTACATATCACTATTCAAGTATCCGTTTGAAGGGCTACTGATAAATGAGTTCTCTGGAGCAGGGAAATGCTTGGATCGCTTGTTTGGAGCTTGTATAGTGACTGGAGAAGATGTTTTAAAGGAAGCGGGGTTTGGAGAGGGCAGTAGGTGGAGAAATGTTGTGATTATGATTTGTTTCATCTTGTTTTACAGGTTCATGTCTTACATTATCCTTAGATGTAGATGTTCTCAGATGGGTCATAATTGA